The following are encoded together in the Verrucomicrobiota bacterium genome:
- a CDS encoding YqaE/Pmp3 family membrane protein gives MIIIKLIFAFIFPPITAFLQVGISTHFWINVALTLLGWFPGTLHALWLIFTNKKLA, from the coding sequence ATGATCATTATTAAACTCATATTCGCATTTATTTTTCCACCGATCACCGCTTTTTTGCAGGTGGGTATCTCGACCCATTTTTGGATTAATGTCGCCCTCACACTCCTTGGTTGGTTTCCGGGAACCCTTCACGCCCTTTGGCTCATTTTTACCAATAAAAAACTCGCTTAA